The Desulfuromonadales bacterium genome includes a window with the following:
- the amrA gene encoding AmmeMemoRadiSam system protein A, producing the protein MDKELNANEKAALLDIARKAIETCVRTGKKYVEPREEKVLNRRNGCFVSIKQGGQLRGCIGNFQSELPLFREVAEMAIASASKDPRFYPMKENDLQNFTLEISVLSPLQKIDSIEEIEVGKHGIYLERGYYRGVLLPQVAPEYGWDRETFLRQTCLKAGLPIDSWQADDTEIYIFSAQVFGDKQA; encoded by the coding sequence GTGGATAAAGAGTTGAACGCCAATGAGAAAGCCGCCCTTCTCGACATCGCCCGCAAGGCCATTGAGACCTGCGTGCGCACCGGCAAAAAATATGTCGAGCCGCGCGAAGAAAAGGTGCTCAACAGGCGCAACGGCTGTTTCGTCTCCATCAAGCAGGGCGGACAGTTGCGCGGCTGCATCGGCAACTTCCAGTCGGAACTGCCGCTCTTCCGTGAAGTAGCGGAAATGGCCATCGCCTCGGCTTCCAAAGATCCGCGATTCTATCCGATGAAAGAGAATGATCTGCAGAACTTCACCCTGGAAATTTCGGTCCTCTCCCCCCTGCAAAAGATAGACAGCATCGAAGAGATCGAGGTCGGCAAACACGGCATCTACCTGGAAAGGGGATATTACCGCGGCGTACTGCTTCCCCAGGTCGCCCCCGAGTACGGCTGGGACCGTGAAACGTTCCTGCGCCAGACCTGCCTCAAGGCCGGCCTGCCAATCGACTCCTGGCAGGCCGATGACACCGAGATCTACATCTTCAGCGCCCAGGTCTTTGGCGACAAGCAGGCCTGA